GTTtctctacaaaataaataaataaataaataaataaaaatatcatatatgagtatttttttttctcaatatctTTCATGTTCTTATATCATTTACGCTCTGCttgtttcaataatgatgtttttttagaaaatgagtcattttctaaaaagcattttctataaaactatctcattttctaatgtttggtagcaactttaaataagttgaaaaacaacctcctaacttcccttatttagcttgctgtgagatagagttgttttccaaaaaaaaattaatggaaaacaatctctaaaaataagccatactttttatattgaccaaagatagttttccttttactcatatttttttatgctaccaaacattggaaaataaggaaaactatctttacacaaggtcttccattgaaacaaatggaGCATTAGGGTCTGttcggttggaggagtggaaaagtggaaagatggaaaattgtgggaggatggaaaatatttaattttctctcttgtGTGTCCAGTTGGAAGggtagaaaagtgggagggtaaaaaatgtaatttatataaattgactattatacccttgttacataatatgtaaaaaacagatttatttgtactcattatataatataaaatttatcacatcatatatataaattattatttttatttgtattattataatgtaaaaattagattaggtcacgttgaaaaaaaaatgttcaggtaatgttgaaaataaaaacaacgtTCAATAacgttgaagaagaaaaagaaaaagaatagaacGTAacgttgaagaaaaaaaaataacgtTTAGTAacgttgaagaaaaaaaagaagaagaaaaaaaaagaaaaagaaaaaagaacagaaTGTAAcgttgaagaaggaaaaaaaaaaaaaaaaagtgataagaAGCATCAGGTAGGATTGGGGCTTTTTAGTAAAAGCCATCATCCCAAAATTTTCTCCCcaccattttcctcccaatttgggaggaaaatatttgggaggaaaattttcctcctaGTTTTCCATCATTCCTAtgttttctctctaaacaaaCAGTGGAAAATGCTTATTTTCCTCCCTTAGTTTTCCATCCTCCTTATTTTCACTCCAAACGCACGGGACCTTAAGGTTTCTTCAAACTCCAcctataactttttattgaatgtaaactttgaaaatttaattgttaagttgcattttttttttttaatgtttttaacgTGCATGTCAAATGTTcaaatcggatattatttactatttgatcaaaaatttattttttatgcataattgtTTACcataaaatcttaaaatttaaacatgtcattgatgccatagttattgattttttatcttcttgaaattttgcaaacatgaagaatataataagaacatgtaatccaaaaagttaaattttcaaaatttacatccaataaaaagatataagagAAGCTTGAAAGAtatctctccaaactagtttggagagaaatctTTTCCAAATTTTGATGATGTATTTTGTTATAGAATAAATGATGAAATATTAACAAAAGAGCTTCTTTATACATGTAGAACAACCGGGCTTCCTGCAATCAAGTGGCctatcatcaataaaattttcctaCTTGGACTACTGGGGTAAGAAAGTATTACACCAAAAAGCTTTAGCAATTTGATTTGAGATTTGATAACTACGgtagaatttcaacctatgacatttGCTCTatagtaattattttttattatcaggtcaaaatacaaattaatttaTGGTGTAGACAGGGTTTAAACCCCAAAACTTTTGTTTGATGAAGATTATGAGTAGAACTAACAGAAATCCACTAATTTGTTTAAATGCATTTGGTTCCCTTGATGTAACGAAATCGTACCAGCTTCCAACTTCCAAGAAATGTGGGATACATTGGTTCGTAATTTACGGGAATGTAAGATTATTACAATGTGAAGATAATGTGACTACCCATCAAATGGTTGCAATGACTAAATTGTCACCCACGGAAAtatgacattttattttaaatgactCAATTTCCCAAAATCAGTAACACATAACTCCAAAATCTGTGTCTGTAATATGTGTATTTTGAtcttatgtttatattttttatgtttgggaGGGCATGCAGGTTTTTAGCTCAATTGTGTGGCTATAAAGGAATTGAGTTCAGTTCACCGACTCTTGCTTCAGCCATCAACAACCTCACACCGGCTTGGACCTACATACTTTCTGTTATTTTCAggtctttctttcttaattctGACAGGCAGCTTCACTAAAGTCATATTgtacctattttttttttttttatataattcaatttttaagaatGAGGGATTTAGTATACATTTGGATAGCGTTTTGTGTGTCCAGTGGTTTTTGGTGGGTTTCATGCACTGTTTACGGGACCCGtaagtactttttttaaaaaaatttatgttttttcttcagaaaacaactttaaaactgggtcacacggtactattcacatatttaaaaattattttactacagtattttcagttttcaacaataagcggtatctaaataGACCCTTAAATCATGAATGTTTCTATTAGAAATACCATGAAatgttaattgaattacaaaGGCTTTTGATAGTGCCTAAAATTTGTAACATGTTGCAATTGTGaccttaaatttaaaaattaaaattaaataatatatacattttttaaagtaatgcGTACTTCCACTAATAGTTGTTTCTTTTCAAGTGGCCCTTGATATGTAGAGTTGTTTACACACATAATCTACCATATATCCTGCCTACCTCATAAAATATGATCATGGCAATAGcgtggtttttgtttttggtactTTACATAAATAAGACAATACACTAGTCTGTTAGCTACTGTAAGAAaatagcaaaagaaaagaaaagaaaacccaaacataGAACAGGTTGCAAAAATATACAAAACATCTCAGGCACTTAGGCAGAAGCCCCTGAGATATTCAAGAAAGTTGCTGTTGCTTCTTGAGCGTAAAATCTTGCCTCACCAAGAATTCTGAAATCTAATTTGATGACAAAGACTTCTCTCTAAAGGGATCCTAGTAGTTTAATGTCGAATTTGTGACCAGTCACTCCTTTTGCACCCTGCATATACATAAACCAGCAATTTCTGCATAACTAACCAGCACCACCATGAATTAAACGCCTTTGGATATCAGTACTCCAAAATTAAAGCTAAGCAATGGAGTGGTTGATTACACATTTGATATGGTACGAAGTGGAAAAGGGCTAATATATAAAGATAGTGCAGGCGGCCATGCGCTCAAGGCCATACTTAATGTATTATTGAGCattttatttatacatttaagcTCTGTGATTAAATTTAAACTTCTTAAACCCACCTCTTCCTTGTATATACAGGTATGTCTAACTGTAGTACAATGATTACGCCTACTGCTTTAGTCATTGAGTGTCATTAAAACAATTATTGTTGATTACTCTCACTAAATTTTCTTCCTTCCTCTATTTTTATTGGTTCTTCAAAAGAATGGAAAATCTAGCTTTGAGAAGCTCAATCACTCAGGTTAAAATCATAGGCACATTAGTATCAATATCAGGAGCTTTGGTAGTAGTTTTCTACAAGGGCCCTACAATCATATCTTCATCTCAATCACCGTCTCTTTCACTTCATTCTCCACGAAGCACATCAGAAACAAAATGGGTGATAGGTGGCCTTTTACTTACTGTTGAGTACCTTCTGCTTTCAGGCTGCAGCATTCTTCAGGTACTTTTATTTGATAGGTGATACTTCAAAGCATGGATTTGAATAGATTGGATTGGATTGTATGAGTGTGTGATGTGCAGCATGTGCTAAGTCCCACATTGGGTGTTCACTTAGTAGATCTTGGCTTGGCTTATATAAATGATTATGAGTAGCCATGACTGTAACTTGATTAGTGCTTTCAATATATAGTACAAACGTGAGTAATAATTTTCTTGTCTTGTGACATTGTGAGACAAAGTCTTTAGATAAGCTAAATTTGAATTCTCTGGAATTTTTTACAGACccaagttttgaaaatatatctAGCAGAGATAGTTGTGGTCTTCCTATACATCTTGTGTACAACAATTATATCTGCACCAGTATGTtttgatagtgacgttattacaaggtgacggcacattaagaagctgacggaagtTCACTTATTACATACTGAATGCACGCTAAGAAGCTGACGGAAATACGCTATCCGTCAACTACTGTCATTGACACCTCTTTGACATTCAAGGCCACACCCCTTACGTGACGACGTTAAGCTAAAGGGATCAAGATAGAGAAGTCAAGATTGACGGCCAAGATGAGAAGGTCCTTAGCTGACGATATCTTTGGAGATGTACCTAGGCTGACGGCGGTATAGGAGGTGCACATTGGTTGACGACCTAGGCAGAAAAAAGCTGAAGGGGTAATCCAACCTCCATTCTTAAtctatcttgacttctacatacgtgaatataaggaaagttctttcgCTACACGTTTGGTCTTAGTCAAAAggatccctataaggaaaagagctcTATACGATatgcaaagatccgcgaattgctcttctaaaaggaaagtacttcctcgccaaggcgtttatttcggctctacaccactatataaaccccaaaaaccctcatgacaaaaggtacgcacaattacctcaactctggcactctagggttgtttagagattctaacttgatcgtcggagggtctttggccggcaccacaccggtgccctctgtcgatcacctactttttcttcgcaggtgttgcttcaatcggtggagtactcgcagcttactggtgatttcttagGCATCATCATGTTTAATGGCAGAAAGAAGCTTACATGCTTGGACACTAAGGCCTGATGTAACATTGGTGACCATTTTATACTCGGTAAGAACCAAGAAACGTGGACAATACCAAATGATAGAACAAGTTATTGATAATATCTAACTTTCATTCTCCCCAATCAGGGATTCTTTGGTACATCCATGAGCATTGTTATCGCATGGGCCTTGCACTTGAAGGGGCCTGTGTATGTTTCAATCTTTAAGCCATTGTCAATAGTAATTGCAGCTGCTATGGGTGTCATATTCCTTGGTGATGCTCTCTATCTTGGGAGGTATAtaaatctctctttctcatcaaaAATGCACATTTATGCATGTATGTAGAGACACAAATTACCTTCTCTTCCAGACTAAAATACCAATTAGAGTACTCTATCATGAAGAAAGGATCAACTAATTTTCACACTTCGTtggcattttttcttttcttcctaaTGTTGCAGCCTCATTGGAGCAATAATATTATCGATTGGATTTTATGCTGTCATTTGGGCTAAAGCTAAAGAAGAATTGAGCTTGGGATCTTCGTCTGATGATAGGACCCCTTTGTTGAATAGCTAGAAATTTGAAGGTATGTAGAGTAGATATTTGCAGATGAATACTAGCTAATTAAAGATTGAATAGGACTGAGCTGCTAGCAGTCCAATACCTCAATGGTATTTTCACATTTACAGTAAAAGTGCACCTCAGAAGGGCTAAAGAAGTGGGTTGATATCTGAGTACCTACAAACAgcaattaatcttttttttttttttttttgaaatgagcTTCTTAGGTTGCTGATGAAGAAATGAGTGGTGTTTGGGGAACGAGGTTACTGAAGAACAGGGGAGAGTGATTGACTGGTTTGAAGTTGTCACCCTCCAAGAAGTagagagaatataagaagagaATTGAGAATGAGAAAGGAATTTGGTATTGGCATACAAATTGTCGTTATATTTAATGCTCATGTAACTCTGTTTGATAATGTTAAATGACAATATCCCTAACACTAGTCTCAAGCAAGGGATAGCACAACTGGCTAGAAACCATGCATCATTAAGTAGAGGTGAGTAGTTTGAATCTCCAATGCTTCTTTCCTTTGGGGCCAAAAATctatgatgcacggacacggacacggacacggacactccgatacggcaatttttgaaaaataaggacacGACACGACATggacacggcaattaaataattaattaaaatttatatttaggcatttttaaaaatatttttagacataaaatacatttatgtctaaaaattaaattatgtaacaactacaaataagcaaattaatacccaaagtaatacaataatatacataaagtgtttagagtacaaaccaaactacaaaagtttaaataggctACATTCAAGTATTCAACAtcaaagatcaaagatcaaactacaaacataaaaggaaaccaAACTTTAAACTGTCAAGATTACCATAGAACAAGAAGTTcaatatcaaactaaaaacataaaaggataactaaaaacataaaaggatcACAGaacaacaacatcatcatcgtcatcaataTAGTCATCATTCTCAACAAGATTTATCTCCATCTCTGGCTCATCTAGTGTGAGATAAGCAATCTCAAGCAACCCAGGTCCTCCAAATGGCTCATTCCAAGTATCTCCACTAATGTCCCACTTCTTAGAGTTTCCTTTAGTGTACTCTTCTCTCCTCCTTGAAAGAAGCCGAAGATTAGAATGAACAAATACTAAATCTTCAGCACGTTTAGGAGTAATTCTATTCCTCCTCATACAATGGATGAAGCCATATGTACTCCAATTCCTCTCAGCACATGATGATGAgcaaggttgtccaagaagcTTTAGAGCTAAAGTTTGAAGCATTGGAAACCTGGACCCATAATTTAACCACCAAAGTATTGGATCCAAGACCCACCTATCATCCATGTTATCATCATCATAAGCTCCAATTCCTGAAAACAAACCAAACTCCATAGTGACATTCTTCCTATCATCAATATCAGGAAAGAATCTTTTGAGGCACTTGTTTCTCTCCGTAGAAAGTTCAGCATCCTTGTGTGGCGCAACACGACCTCTGCCTTCCTCAATCCATTGATTAGTATAATACCTAGTTAAAAGCAAATTAGAAATGCctaaagaatattaaaaaaaaaagaaaaagattgaagaGATAGAAAAATTACTTCGGATTCAAGGAATGGGCTAAGCAATGAAGTGGTGTGTAATTTTTAGTCCACCGTTCAATAAGTATAGCATGTACCACATCATAGAATGGAGACTCCTCATATTCTTCCTTGCCTTCTTGcttgtatatttctttcttcacattttCTATCATGGAATCCCACATTTCATACACCTTATGGAGAATGGGTGCATCCGTGTCAGCTACTCGAAGCATCTCATAAATAGGTCTATTGAATCTCGAGAATATATGCAACCTTGTCCCACCACAAATCATTCAAAACATAATCCCTCACGAGTTTGAGCTTTTCCTACATCATCTTCTCTATATGACATCCATTCCTCACTAATGACCATACTTCGAAGATGCTGCTTTACTTGAAACAATCTTTTAAGCATGATGATTATTGAAGCAAATCGTGTTTCAGCAACAGCAAGTAACTTCAAAGgggaaaatgaattaaaaattgcTAATCTCATAGAATGATTTGTGATAAAAATACGAATGAAAGTTGCCTCACCTGAAACTTGTGCAATCCAGTTACATTCATTATATGCAACCTCATTCTGCAAAGAATTCTTAGGTGCACATATATTCTTCAAGGCCAAATTGAGGGTATGCACAACACAAGGTGACCAAAATATATGAGGATATTCAGCTTCAACAATAGATCCTGCAGCTTTCATTACAGATGCATTATCAGTAATAATTTGAACAACATTAGTATGCCCAACCTCACCAATGACCTTCAGAAACAAATCAGAAATGAAGTGCTTGTCTTTGTACTCTTTGGTACCATCAATGGATTTGATAAAAAGTGGCCCTTTTCTCTGATGTAGCCATAAAATTGATAAGTGGCCTTTTTTGTGGATCTGTCCACCCATCACTTACTATGCTTAAACCCCTTTCTTTCCAAGTGTCTTTAATTGACTTCAACAACTTCTCAATATGTACCTTCTCTTTATGCAACAAAGTTGTTCTCAATTTATTGTAACCCGGAGGAATATAGCCCGCCAAATTATTATTACATGCAAATTTGATCATCTCAAGCCAATAAGGGTTCTTAGCAAAGTGAAAGGGTAAACCAGCAGAATAAAATGTCCTAGCAATAAGAGAATCTAATTGCTCTCGACATTGATTGTTAAAACACATCTCCAAAGTAGGATTCCCaaccccttttcttttctgaaaaaaaGGATGACTTGTAGCTGTACTACTAAGAGTAGGACCCAAATGAGGACTACTAGGAGAATCAGACGGTAAAGACACTAGCTTAGGCTTCTTCAATCTACGCGTAGATTCCTCATACGCATCTTCTAATTTTTGCATTTCATTTAGATACTCATCTCCAACCTTTCCACATGGTTGTATTCCACAATTAGACAATTTTAACAAATGTGCCTTCACCCTTGAATAAGACCCCTTAAAagttttttcacaatagttacaTTTGAAAGTAACATTCCCACCACCACCAGCAGCTTTTTCTAACTTAGTAACATATTTCCATAAAGGAGCAACTGCCTCAGTTGATTTTTCACTTTCAATATTCATGATTTTAGTAAATCACCTACAATATTTAAGTAATTcaactttaataaataaattaagctTATGGCAGTAACGTAACATAATCACAATatggaaaataaatattacagtCACAATATTACAGTAACGTAACTAATATTCCACTCTCACAGTCTCACGGTCACACAGTCACACACGGTCACTGTGTGACCGTGAGACTATGAgagtgggtttaaaaaaaaaacaaaaaacaaaaaacaaaaacatgataTTATAAGTTAAACAACTCAAATATTCTCATTCACCCAACCAGCCAAACAACTCAAATATCTGAAAgagcacaacaaaaaaaaaaaaaaaaagagagaagcgTCGGACCTGGAGCTCgccgagagagaaagagatcgGAAGGGACAGGCGGACAGGGACGGCGTCGACGTATGGAGCTCGCCGATCGGCCCGATTTAGCTCCGGCGAGAGACAGGTCAGCGGTGGAGATCAGAGGAAGGGTCGGTGGTTCTTAACTGAGAAGTGAGAGGCTGAGAGCTTGTGGGTTTCGGGGCAAATGATTGAATGAAGAGGTGGGTTTCATCATTTTGTTTTAGGTATATCATGAGATCAACGGTGGGGGTAAGTCCATATGTCAAAAATCtgtgattttcctttttttttttttttttttcactgctgGCGTGTCGGACTGTCGGAGCCGCGTCGGTGCCGTGTCGGCTTCGTGTCggaaaaacgaaaaaaaaaagaaaagaaaaaaagaggacacTTCTCGGACACCGGAGTCCGGCGAATCGCGGCGGTTCCGGTGTCCGACACGTCGCCAAAAACGGCGTGTCGGTGCAACCCAGCCAAAAAttaccccaaaaagaaaagaaaagaaaaacaaaaacaaaattactgtcaaagaaaaaaaaatcactcaaaaCATTAAGTGAAAGTATAGCAgtagtgacatttttttatgATATCTCATATCTATAGTTTGAACCCCACCTCCTTCTTCCTCACTATCTGactattaacaaaaaaaagaaaaagaaaaaagaggtgTGTATCTCTTGTCCACTTCAACCAAAGAAAAACtcaatttgaatataaatttcaatCCCCTTTTAATAGTCAATACCAAATCTTTTATCCAATTTTCTCTGACTTTAAGTTCTTGATAGGGTCATAGATCTCCCTAAATGCTTTCCAGATTTGTTCACATTTACCAAAGAGACAAAGTTACTTTTATCCAATTTCCCCCTTAGCATAAGTGATTTTTGACTATCACCTCCTTAATTATTATGTGATTTCTGTCtaagataaattttattaaattcatcAAAAGCAGCTCTCCAACATGATGCTAGGCTCCCACTGCGCAAACTTGgcgcgatggtcactctacaggTATAAGTGCTTATAGGGTGTGAAAGGGCAAGAGTcaggattcaagtctctaggaggaagtttcacatacgtatatacttagattaggctaaaataaaatttctatcttgtaataataataataataataataataataataataataataataataataataataataataataataataataataaaaaggcaaaaatcTAAAACTGACCCTATAACTTTCagcattttttatttcagtcctctaatttttagttttgtcatttcagtcctctaactttcaattgttgtcaatttgGTACTCCGTTAGACCTCAGATCCTTGCTGCCGTTAAGTGAGCCAAAATAACGTCGTTTtagctctctttttttttccataaattccgaaattaaaagaaaaaaaaaactgttattaaaaaaaaaacattttgggGAATGACGTCTAACCtgaaatcaaaaacaaagaaacttaaaacttagcaaatacaacataaaaacacaacatttaactatttaagccaattcttttcttttcttcctaaAATTCTCTCCACTACCAACCATTAGTAAAGTAAACTTGCACAAAAAATGACAACATATTCTAAACTTACCATCCCTACTTTTCAATACCCATTAAAGAATAAACAATTTAAAACTTACCCAAATCCAGAAGACATTAAACCCCACAACAAtagcaacaaaaacaacaacgaATAGtgataaattttagaaattgatGCTCCTATAAATGTAAGTTCTAGGTTTTCATCACTTATCCAAAACAATTCTTGGCTGGAGCTGGAGCTACGGAGTACACcttatcaatatcaatatcttGGTTTCAATCGCAACATCTGGGAATCGGTCTTAATCTCTACAACTCGGTCTCAATATTAGAACTCCATCACCAAAATCTCGGTATCTCTCTCATACTTGGTCCCTTTCTCAAACCgattcagtctctctctctctctctctctcaatccgactcagtctctctctcaaacggactcggtctctctctctctctctcaaactgcCGACCAGTTCTTCCTTTTCTCCAAATTCTCTAAGTTAAGGATTTGGGTCTCTCTcaatatttctttgtttttgatttcaGGTATAGGCCCctagatgtttttttttttaataatagtttttttttcttttaattccgaaatttatgaataaaaaagagCCAAAACGATGTTGTTTTGGCTCCCTTAATGGCAGCAGGTAATTGAAATCTAACGAAGTATTGAATTGACAACAATTAAAAGTTAGATGACTGAAATAACAGAACTaaaaattagaggactgaaatgaaaagaaaaaaaaagctaaaagttagaggattaattttagatttttgccAATAAAAAACTGCTAGGCTTTTTcgaattcttttttctttttttaagagattatGCTTTTCAAATTCATGACAAATTAACCATTGAAACAAATAACCTAGTCTAAATACTATAGACAATTCTTTCTCAAAGATTGATTATGTGGTCGGTATAAAGCATCTGTTTACATTTATTACCAAAAGAAA
This genomic stretch from Castanea sativa cultivar Marrone di Chiusa Pesio chromosome 1, ASM4071231v1 harbors:
- the LOC142632933 gene encoding uncharacterized protein LOC142632933, translating into MNIESEKSTEAVAPLWKYVTKLEKAAGGGGNVTFKCNYCEKTFKGSYSRVKAHLLKLSNCGIQPCGKVGDEYLNEMQKLEDAYEESTRRLKKPKLVSLPSDSPSSPHLGPTLSSTATSHPFFQKRKGVGNPTLEMCFNNQCREQLDSLIARTFYSAGLPFHFAKNPYWLEMIKFACNNNLAGYIPPGYNKLRTTLLHKEKVHIEKLLKSIKDTWKERGLSIVIGEVGHTNVVQIITDNASVMKAAGSIVEAEYPHIFWSPCVVHTLNLALKNICAPKNSLQNEVAYNECNWIAQVSGEATFIRIFITNHSMRLAIFNSFSPLKLLAVAETRFASIIIMLKRLFQVKQHLRSMVISEEWMSYREDDVGKAQTREGLCFE